The Sebastes umbrosus isolate fSebUmb1 chromosome 23, fSebUmb1.pri, whole genome shotgun sequence genome contains a region encoding:
- the myf5 gene encoding myogenic factor 5, with the protein MVIRSGQCGPWALAWGHIRGARGNRPLISLRGLLSLTPLLYPSLHPFRLHSTATMDVFSPSQIYYDRACPSSPDSLEFGPDPELDGSDDEDEHVRIPGAPHQPGHCLQWACKACKRKSNFVDRRRAATMRERRRLKKVNHAFEALRRCTSANPSQRLPKVEILRNAIQYIESLQDLLREQVENYYGLPGGSSSEPGSPLSSCSDGMADSSSPLWQHVNANYSSSYSYARNESSCDKAVGASSLECLSSIVDRLSSVESSCGPPAQRDAATFSSGSSDSQPCTPESPGSRPVYHVL; encoded by the exons ATGGTAATTAGATCTGGCCAATGTGGGCCCTGGGCTCTGGCCTGGGGGCATATAAGGGGGGCCCGGGGCAACAGACCCCTCATATCACTCAGaggtctcctctctctcaccccACTCCTCTacccatctctccatccattcAGACTCCATTCTACAGCAACTATGGACGTCTTCTCGCCATCTCAGATCTACTACGACAGAGCGTGCCCTTCGTCTCCGGACAGCCTGGAGTTCGGCCCCGATCCGGAGCTCGACGGCTCCGACGATGAGGACGAGCACGTGAGGATCCCGGGGGCCCCCCATCAGCCGGGTCACTGCCTCCAGTGGGCCTGCAAGGCGTGCAAGCGCAAGTCCAACTTCGTGGACCGCAGGCGGGCCGCCACCATGCGCGAGCGCCGGCGGCTCAAGAAGGTCAACCACGCTTTCGAGGCTTTGCGGCGCTGCACGTCGGCCAACCCCAGCCAGCGTCTCCCCAAGGTGGAGATCCTGCGCAACGCCATCCAGTACATCGAGAGTCTGCAGGATCTGCTGCGAGAGCAGGTGGAGAACTACTACGGCCTGCCTGGAGGCAGCAGCTCCGAGCCCGGGAGCCCTCTGTCCAGCTGCTCTGACGGCATG gctgacagcagcagtccACTGTGGCAACATGTGAATGCAAACTACAGCAGCAGCTATTCATATGCGAGGAACG AGAGTTCATGCGATAAGGCGGTCGGAGCCTCCAGTCTGGAGTGTCTCTCCAGCATCGTGGACCGTCTGTCCTCGGTGGAGTCCAGCTGTGGACCGCCGGCTCAGAGAGACGCCGCCACCTTCTCGTCCGGCAGCTCCGACTCGCAGCCGTGCACGCCGGAGAGCCCCGGGTCCAGACCCGTCTACCACGTCCTGTGA